A window of Lusitaniella coriacea LEGE 07157 genomic DNA:
CATTCCTTCCAATGCCGCGTACAAGAACTCCGCTTCTGTTCCCTCAACCCCTTCGGGATCGAGATCCACAAGGGCAGCAAAAACTTGAGCGAGTATCAAGAGTTCCTGTTCGATCAATTGTTCTACACCACTGCGTCCCAAGCGATTGAGAACGGCTTCAATTCCAGGCTCCCCGGCGACTTTTAGCAAAATCCGCAGCAAATTCCGTCGGTGGGTTCCCCAACTAGACATGAGCTGTTGCGTGAGAATGTTTAGAGCCTCTTGGCTGCCAATTTCCGCGATCGCGCTCCCGGCTTGGGAACGTAAAAAATCGAGCTTGCGATCGTCCTCCAATAATGCCGCTAACAGGGGTAAAATCTCGTCTTCCAAGCGAGACAAGGCGCGTTTTGCTGCTTCTCTAGTCGATTTGTAATAGAGTCCTTTAATTAAAGAAGGATAGTATTCCCTTAGATGTTTGTTCGCGATCGCCTCCAAAAGAGCGCAACGCACCCGTGCCGACTCATCCTGCAATAACTCCGGGACGTAACGCTGCAACAAGCTCGGATCGGTTTCTCGCTGCTGAAGGGCTTGAATGGCAATCTCCCGTTCCCGTTCCCGTTTTGAGGTCAACATTGCTTCTAGGGCAGTGAGCGCTTCTGCTCTTTCTGAGGGTTGACCGCGACCCAAAATGAGTCCTGTTGCCGTTCCCCGAACAATGGGGTCCACGCGATCGTGCAAATACGCCGCCAGCGTACTCGTCTCCAACTCCGGTTGCGAAAGCCAGATGTAGCGCAGCGCCAGCGCCAACACGTCTAAACTCGGTTTCTGCTCGATCAAGCGCTGAACGTCGCCTAGGTAATTGGGATTGGGATATTTGAGCATCACCTCCATACACTCGTGCTGCAAGCGAGGCGGGAAAAGGGTTAAGCGCGGTGCAAGAATTTCCCCTGCACCTTCAGGATCGATGCGATCGAGAAGTTGAATACACGAACGTTGGTCTTCTTCAGTGGTTTTTCGATCCAAAGAGTCAATAATTGCCCGTTTAAAGGCTTTAAGATCCACATTAGAAAAGCCCAAACGTCCCTGTTCCGCACTTTGAACCAATAAACTTACATAACTCGCCCTCAAAAGGAGCGCGCTAAACGCCCAGCAAACGGAAAAGAGAATAATTGCGCCAATAAACACCCCCCCTTGTAGTTGCCTGACCACCTCCTCAGATCGACCGGGATTGGCACGGCTGACCAACCAAATCACCGCACCGATACTGGCTCCAGTGAGTCCTGTTGAGAGGGGTTCGGCAATTCCTTGCACCCTCGCTTGCATCGAACTGCGAATCTCTGAGGGAAGGGGTTGAAAAAGAAACGGTTCGATCCCGGCAATTAAGGTATAGCGCAGTAGCTCATCAAAAAACTTGAGCATGACCGCGCCGAAAAAGAGAATTTGCGCGCTGTCGAGGGCGAGCAATCCCGTGAGGTCGAAGGTAATGGTCAAAAAGCCGAGAAAAGAGAGGGAGATCGGGAGAAACATCGCGGCGATAAAAACCCCCAATCGCTCTACGGCACGACTGGAGACGAACCATTGGGTTGTGAGTTCAAAAAGCCCCAAACACCCGGAAAATAGTCCCAAAAAGGCAGCTAAGTCTACGGTTTCTGGGTAGACTCTCTCTAACTCCCCAAAGAATTGGAATTCTACTAATAAAAAGAGAACTTCTCCCAAGATGAAGAAGATGAAGAGGGGAATAATATACTTGCGTAGGGTGCTTCCCGTTCGGCGCGTGGAGTAGTTGGGTTGCAGTTCGTCGAGTTCCCGAACTGGCGTGTCGGGAAAGGCTTGTTTGTAGCGTTTGCTCAGGTATAGCAGCGTCCATCCCCCAAAGAGGATCATCGTTGCGGCAACGAGGATAACGTTTTTTAAGCCGATGAGCAAGACGAGGATGGGCAGGGAGAAACCAGAGATTACGTCTCCCACGAGCAACCCGCTAGAGATAATGGGGTAGGTTCGCTTGATTTCTCGAATGTTGAAGAGTTGGTTGGCGGCAACTTGGGAGTTGAGATCGTTGAGAATTTCTTCTGCATCCATCCACAATCGCAGGGCAAAAGAGGTTCCCAGCGCAAACATCCCGTTGAGGGCTTCAATGTCTAAGCCGATGCGAAAGAAGATCAGGGGGACAGCCATGACCACCGCGATCGTGCCAAAAACTCGTTTGAGGGGTAAATTATTTTGCAGCCAGGAGTAGAGAATCCCCAAGCTCGATCCCATCAAGGCGCTGGCAATGTAAATGACGGGCAATCCTTCTGCCCCAAATCCTTGTAAAAAGATGGCAATTGTGGTTTGTTCGAGCCAGAGTAAGCCAACGGATGTAATGGTATAGAAAGCGAACATTAGTAACGTTCGTTCGCCTTCTTCGGGGCGCAAATTGAGAATTTTGAGAATCTTCTGTCCCCAGAGACTCCTGTTTTTTGCCGTTTTTGACTTCATAGGATGGGGTCAGCAGCAAGCTGTGGGTTGTCCGAAATGTGTGTTGTCAGTTTTCTATATCGTCTAAGGTTAACAAAACCAATGGGAGATCGCTGACAAGGGACAATTTACAACGGACAACCAGTAACAGACAAATTTATTTTTTCGGCGCGAGCATCATCATCATATTGCGTCCTTCTCGTTTGGGTGCTTGCTGCAATTCCGCAACCTCTCCCAAGTCTTCTGCCATTCGCTTGAGCAAGTTTTCTGCCAAATTCGCGTGTTGAATTTCTCGCCCTCGAAAGATAATTGTGGCTTTGACCTTATCGCCGGATTTGAGAAAGCGTCGTGCGTTATTCACTCTTACTTGATAGTCATGCTCGTCAATTTTGTAGCGCATTTTTACTTCTTTTACGTCGGCGTTGTGTTGCTTTTTCCGAGCTTCTCGTTCTTTTTTCTCTTTTTCGTATTTATATTTACCGTAATCCATGACCTTGCAAACCGGAGGCTCGGATTTATCGCTGACGAGAACCAGGTCTAGTTCTCTTTGTTCTGCTAAACGCCGACCTTCTTCAGAGGAGATGACCCCAACTTGCGAACCATCAACATCAATGACCCGAATTTTTGGAAAACGAATTCTTTCATTGATTTGCGGCAGGTCGCGACGAGTCCTTGGATTGTGTTTGTTCACAGGTCTATGCTTAATATCAGTAGTGGCGCGTTACAAGCGAGAAAAGTGCTTCAAGAAATTTCAAGGATGTACTCCGTGCTTCAAAAGCTTTTGGAGCTGATATTTAGGATGATTCAGACTCCACTATGTTACCCCAACTTTTTTGTTAAAGAGGCGTTGGTAAAGAATCCTAACCCTGTTGAAGGAGGGTACGCTCTCTGGTTAATCGTCTGGGTTAAGATCGATATTGTGTAAATATTTTTTAAGAGCGGGAGCGCGATCGCGGTGGAACAGTGGCAGCAACGGATTGGCACGCAACGAGACTGGGTTTGGCGGGGGTGGCAAACGCGCTACTGTTATTTGCGACCGACTCAGCCTCCCGGTCAAACGCCTTTGATTCTTCTCCACGGTTTTGGGGCATCGGTGGAGCATTGGCGGCAGAATATGCCCGCCCTTTGTGGCGATCGCGGGGTGTATGCGCTAGATTTGTTGGGGTTTGGGGCATCGCGCAAGGCGATCGCGCCCTACAGTGCTTATTTGTGGGCGGAACAGGTTTACGAGTTTTGGCAAACCTTTATTGGCGAACCGGTGGTTTTGGTGGGCAATTCTCTGGGTTCGTTGGTCAGTCTGACTGCGGCTGCGGCTTATCCGGACATGGCGCGCGCGATCGCGCTCCTCAATTTACCCGATGTTTCCCTACGCCAAAAAGCACTTTCCCCCTGGCTTCAGCCCATTGTCAATACTGTTGAAAGTTGGGTGGGTTCTCCCCTCGCGATCAAAACCCTCCTCCGTTTTCTCCGCCGTCCCGCAACCATTCGCCGTTGGGCGAGTTTAGCCTACGACAATCCCGATACGATTACCGAGGAACTTGTGGCAATTCTCTCTCGACCCGCTTACGATGACGAGGCGGGAGACACGTTTTACTCGCTGTTTCAATCGGTGCGACGACCGCAATTTTCCCCTCCCGCACAAGGGGTATTGCCAACCCTCGACATTCCCATTCTGCTGGGATGGGGTCGCCAAGATCGTATGGTTCCCTTTAATCTTTCGCGCGCGTTTATCGGCTTAAATCCTAACTTAGAGTTTGTCGCGTTTGAGGGGGCGGGTCACTGTCCCCACGATGAGTGTCCGGAACTGTTTAATCGTATCTTCCTAGAGTGGTTGGCGCGTACCGTTGAAGCTCAATCGCTCCTGCAACCCCTTGCGGAGGGTTGACATCCTCCCCTCCCTAAGCCACTTCGCTACGCAAGCGTGTCTTTGAGGGAGGGGATTCCTAATTCTCGCGAACTAGGTTTTCTGCTTCGTCCCCCACCAACTAGAGCATTGGTAACGATGCTCCCCGTCGCTCTGAGTCCACAGACATTTTCCAGCACGCTATGCCCTAGCGCACGGTCGTCACAAGCTGCCGAACTCAATTCGGCAGACGCGACCTTACTTACTCCACGATTTCTAATTTCTTGACTGGCTGCTACATCTTTTGTGGTTCTGTATCCACACTCATCGCAATGGTGAAAGCGAATATAGCGTTTTCGTTTGGGATGTGGAACTGGACGTGACTGCAAAAGGCAGTAGGCAGTAGGCAGAAGTAGAAAGAGATACAGGTGTTATTTGGGGATATAAGAAATCTGTGTTGGGTTTCACGCTTCATTTGAAAACGCTATATACGCTGATGTAGCCTAGTAGAGGAGGGCGTAAGTCTGCCCACGATTGAATTAATCGGTTGACATTTGCTACCGCGAGGCACAGCAAAGAATAGTAGGTTCAATTTCTGCCGCCTTCTACTAGTTAAACAACAAGATTGCACGTCTCTCTCAATCTATAAAACTTGAATGCGTTTTTTCTCATCAGTCATCGGCATAACACGACCAATAATTTCAGCCTGTTGATATCCCGCATTCTGCAAAGCAATTAAGCAATGATCTGCTTGTTCTCTTGGAAGACTAGCTAATAACCCTCCTGAAGTTTGTGGATCGAATAATAAGGGATATTTTAGTAATAAAGCGGTCTTAAAATCTCGATCGATAAACGATTCTGCGTGTAAATTTTGCGGTTGAAGAGAGCTAATTATTCCTTTTTGAATTGTTTCGATCGCGCCATTGAGTATGGGGACTTTTTCTAAATTCAATTCAACAGCAACATCAGACCCTCGAACCATTTCTAATAAATGTCCAATTAGACCAAACCCCGTGACATCAGTACAAGCAGTTGTGCCGTATTCAGACAGAATTTTAGCGGCAGTTTGATTGGAGAGAAGCATCGATTCAATTGCTTTTTCAATCCACCGTCCCTTAGCTTGGTAGCGCATATCCGCAGCAAAAAGAGTTCCCGTTCCAATTGCTTTAGTTAATACCAAAACTTGTTCGGGTTTCATGCCATTTTTTTGCCATAATTTGTCTCGCGAAACAAATCCATTACAAGCAATTCCTAAAGCCAGTTCCGATCCCTCAGTCGTATGTCCCCCCACCAAAGGCGTTTGGCACTGTTGCAATACTTTTGTTACGCCACAGAGCAGTTGATATAAAGTCTCTTCAATCTTGGTTTCTATGCCGTGGGGAATTGTCACGGTAACCAGTGCGCTATAGGGAGTTGCTCCCATTGCAAAAATATCGCTTAAACTGTGGTGAGTGGCAATTTGACCAAAAACAAACGGATCGTCAATTAAAGTACTAAAAGAATCGATAGTGTGTACGAGAAGTTGATGGGGAGGAAGTTGAATGACTGCGGCATCATCCGGTTGGTCGAGTCCAATAATGATATTTGAATTTTCAATTTTAGGCAAACGATTTAACACATTTTGAAGGGTTGTACTTCCCACTTTGGAACCGCACCCGGCGCAATAAATTAAGGGCTTTTCCTGAGATTTTGTTGTGGAAGAAGCAGGCATTTGAGGTAAATCTTCAAAGCGACGCATAAATTTACGATCGATGCGATCTTTCCAACGCCAAAAAAGGGACGATTGCCAACCCCAATTTCCCCAGGACGCGAGCGCGCGCCGATCTCCCGTTCCAATCAAAGCTAAGATGCGTTTTTGTGGAATATAAGATTTCAAAGGTTTTCCCGCGATCGCGCGATGTAGGTTCTCAAAGAGTGGTTTCCCTTGACGCACCGCAAAAACCCCCGCCTTGGGACGCGGATGCTGTTGCAACGTCGCAATATCTCCACTGGCAAAAATATGAGGGTGAGAGGTCGATTGCAGGGTTTCCTTGATGAGAATGAATCCCCGCGAGTTGGTTTGTATCCCAGAAGCCTCAATCCAAGAGGGTGCGGAGGCTTGCGTCACCCAAAAGACGCGATCGCACTTAACGCTCAATCCAGACTCGCAAATCACGCGATCGCGCGCCACTTCCTTTACATTTTCCGATAAATGGAGGCAAACCCCGCGCTGCTGTAGGATTTTAAACAATCGCTTCCGAACCCACTGATTGTGATTCGGTAAAAGTTCGCGATCGCGGTGGAATAAATGAATTTCAATGTTTTTGAGGCGTTGATGCATATTTAGCGCCAATTCGACTCCCCCCGCACCGCCACCCACAATTCCCACGCGAAAGGAACCTTCGGGAGACTCTTGAACCTCCTTAATGACCCGATTCCACGCCTCGAGAAACAGAGGAACGGGTTTGGCGGGAATGGCATAGCGATCCGCACCCAAAACCGAATCCATTGCTGGCGTACTGCCAATATCGATGGATAAATAATCAAACGCAACAGGAGGACGATTCGCGCATGAAACCTGGTTTTGAGTCAAATTCAAGCCGATCGCGCGATCGCGGTAAAATTGCGCCCCCGCAAACCGTGCCAAACGCCCTAAATCGATGTGCGTCTCGTCGTAACTATAAAATCCTGCAACATGACCGGGCAACATTCCCGAATAAGGCGTATGGGACGTATCGGAAATCAAAGTCAGTCGAACGCCGGGAATCGGTTTCATCCCCAACATCTTCAGCGCGATCGCGTGGCTGTGACCCCCACCCACCAAAACGAGATCCGCTACAATCGGTTCAATGGCTTGCTGCATAAGAACTTTGTCGGTTTTTCGCTTGAGCCGCTCGGCTTCAATTATTAACTAATGTAACAATAATGCCGTCATGCCGTCTTAACAGCTTGACAGCCTTGGGCAAACCCGATAAGCTTGCATAGCATACCCGGGTAAACACCTTAGATAAAGAGATGCAAGACAAGCAGAAGGTCACACTATATCTCCCACCCAGAGTTCACCGCCAGCTCAAAATTAGAGCGGCAGTAGATGTAGAATCGATGTCATCGATGGTAGAAAAAGCAGTCCAGTTTTATCTACAACATCCAGAGGTGGTAGAAGAAGTCGAAGCCTCCTACGGGAAAACCCATCAAATTTACACCTGTCCGGAGTGTAACAGCTCCCTAGTAGAGAGAGAGGGTGAATTGGTTTCTCTCAAGAACCAACCTGGTGTCTTGTGTGATGAAGTTCCTGTGGAGAAAGTGCGAGAAAAAATCTGCTCGCATTCCAATCTTCAAGGAGAAGAGGAATTAGTTCCCTGTTAAAGGAGCAACGGCAGAACCGAAACGAAAGATGACGAGGTTAGGGATTGTACCGTATTTGATGTAGGTCGATGGTCATGAAAGAAGAGCTAAATATACTCATACAAGCTCAATATCCCCTCATTTACCTCGTAACGCCGGAAGAGGAAAGAGCGGAACGCGCGATCGCCAAGATCGCACAAATGAAGACACAGCATCGGCGAGTCTTTGTTTGGACCGTTACTCACGGCATTGTCGAATACGGTCAACCTCGCCAAGCCACGCAGCACAACACCGTATCGCCCGAAGCGGCAATACAATGGGTCGTGCAACAACGGGAACCCGGAATTTTCATCTTCAAGGATTTACATCCTTTCATTGATGCACCCGCCACCACCCGATGGCTCAGAGACGCGATCGCCAGCTTCAAAGGGACAGAAAAAATCATTATTCTCATGTCCCCCTTCCAACAAGTCCCCATCGAGCTGGAAAAAGACGTTGTTGTTCTCGACTTTTCCCTACCCAATATGGCAGAGCTGAACCAGGTGCTATCTTGCCAATTGGAACAAACTAAAACCAGGCGGACAACGACTGAAGTCAGGGAAAAACTTCTCAAAGCCGCTCTAGGACTGACAAAAGACGAGGCAGAAAAAGTCTACCGCAAAGCCTACGTCAAAGCAGGTCGCCTAACAGAAAATGAAGTTGACATCATTCTCTCTGAGAAAAAGCAACTGATTCGTCGCAACGGCATCCTAGAATACATTGAAGAAGACGAAACCCTTAATTCCGTTGGCGGCTTAGAGTCCCTTAAAGTATGGCTCAAGCAGCGCTCTAACGCTTTCACCGAGCGAGCGAGAGAATACGGTTTGCCCCAGCCCAAAGGAATGTTAATTCTTGGCGTTCCCGGATGCGGTAAATCCCTCATCGCCAAAACCACCGCTCGTCTTTGGGGTCTACCCCTCCTCCGCTTAGACATGGGGCGCGTTTACGACGGCTCAATGGTCGGTCGTTCCGAAGCTAACTTGCGCAACGCCCTCAAAACAGCAGAATCAATCTCCCCTGCTCTCCTCTTCATTGACGAACTAGACAAAGCCTTTGCAGGAGGTACGGGTTCCTCTGATTCTGATGGCGGAACATCAAGCCGCATCTTTGGCTCATTCTTGACTTGGATGCAAGAAAAGACATCCCCCGTCTTCGTAATGGCAACCGCCAACCGCATAGAACGCCTTCCTGGAGAATTTTTACGCAAAGGACGTTTTGATGAAATCTTCTTCGTCGATTTGCCCAATCCAGAAGAGCGCCAAGCAATCTATACCATTCATCTTGGCAAGCGACGCAACGACATCTCTCGTTTCGACCTAGAGCAACTTGCCAAAATGTCAGAAGGTTTTTCTGGGGCAGAGATAGAACAGGCAATTATCGCTGCGATGTACGAAGCATTCGCTCAAGAGCGCGAATTCACTCAGCTAGATATTATTGCCGCTCTTAAAGCAACACAACCTCTATCCCGGACTATGACCGAGCAGGTCACCGCCCTGAGAGATTGGGCGAGGCAACGAGCGCGACCTGCCGCAGCATCCATTGCAGAATACCTGCAATTGGAGTCCTAACACAGGCTTTCTCCTGCATCCCAACAGGCGGAAAGGCTAGCAACCGAAAACTGCTAGCAGCACAACAAAAAAATACTACTTTTAGAAGTAGGTTCAATTCAAACAAACAACTTGTCGTTTTTAGTATCGAGAGGAAATCCAAATGTCTCATTTCAGCACTCTTCGGACCAAGATTAGCGATGTCGAAATCCTGAAAGCCTCTTTGCGCGATTTGGGGATTACGACCAAAACCGAGGCTGACGTTCGCGGCTATAACGGTCAGCGCGTTCGTGCGGACCTCGTTGCAGTTCTGGATGGCGAATACGACCTCGGCTGGTCTTGCAATAGCGATGGAACCTACGATTTGATTGCAGACCTTTGGGGTGTTGCTAAAAAGCACAACCAAACCGAACTGATTAACGCGATTAACCAAAAGTATGCAGTTAACAAAACCTTGACAGAAGTGAAGCAACGCGGTTTGCAAGGCGCTAATGTCAAGTTGGTGTTACAAAAGTAGTAATTTGGAGCGCGTTCCCAAGCTTGTGGGTTGACCTTTCGGGGGTTAACCCCTTTTTTCTTTATTCCCTTCAGTCGTTCATACTGAGGGGAATTTATTATATAAGCACTCAGCTTCCTACAACGCTATGTTCAAAAGCTGAATGCTATGCCTACCTTAATGCGTAGTGCTATAAACCCCAAAATTTACACTAATGAAACCTGAACTCATCGCCCTCGGACAATATTTAGCCGGACAATTTGATAATCGCGAACAAGCATTAGCCGAACCCGCTTGGTACGTTCATCTCCACCTTTGGAAACGCCCCGTCCCCTTATTTTTGGATGACAGTATTACGCTGTTTGCCGAACAGGCGAACATCGTTAATTTGAATCAGCCTTATCGCCCTCGCTTGTTAAGACTTAGAGAGAATCCGAGGAACGCCGCAACTTTACAGGTCGAATACTATATGTTCAAGAATATTGAAGTCGTGCGAGGTGCGGGTCAAGACCCAAGCGCGTTGCAGCACCTTACCCCAGAAGAGGTTGAGTTTCTCCCCGGATGTACCTTAGAGATTCAAGTCGAGAAAATTAGTACCGCTCAATATCGGTTCCGTACTAACCATTCTCCCGACTCTCGTTGCTCCTTTACCTATCAGGGCAATCAATATCAAGTTTCTTTAGGCTTTGAGGTTACCCCTGACGAACTGCTCGTTTACGATAGAGGAATTGACCCCACAACAGGCAAAGCCATTTGGGGCGCGTTACTCGGACCATTTCGTTTTACAAAACGCCAAGATTTTTCCAACGAGTTGTTTGTTAAGTCTTTTTAGGAGGTCATACTGCGGGATGTCCCATCAAGTGCTTCTTCTTCTGTTTCATAAATCTCAAAAACTGAGTCCATCATTGTCACTTCAAAGACTAGCTTTGCTTCAGGATGGACGTTACAAATACGAAATGTTCCTTTGACTTTATCTGCATCTCGCATTCCAGCAACTAGCGAGGTCAAGCCCGAACTATCAATAAAGTTCACTTGACTGAGATTGACAATGACGTGGGGGCTAAGTTTGGAAATACACTCCTGTAGCTTTAAACGAAATTGCCAAGCAGTGGTAATATCCAAACGTCCGCTGGGCGATAGGATGATGACTGTTTTGCCATCTTGAGTTGTATGGGTTTTTTGTTCGATGTGAATCACTCGTTTAATTCGCCTCTAGAATTCAAGCAGCAACTCCAGTGTAGGGATGATATTGAACTCGCTCTGTTGTAACAATTACTTCTATAAATTGCGAGCTTATCTTTAGTATCCCTATCGAGGGTATTGTAACTCAGAACTTTCTGCTAGGCAGAGGGTTGCCAATTCGCCCAATCTTGTGGCTTGAGAAAGACTTCGTATAATTCGGCTTCTGGGGTGTTGGGTTGGGGCTGATAGCCGTATTCCCAGCGTACTAGGGGGGGCAATGACATGAGGATGGATTCGGTGCGACCGTTGGTTTGCAGCCCAAAAATAGTTCCTCGGTCGTAAACGAGATTAAATTCTACGTATCGCCCGCGTCGATAGAGTTGGAAGTTGCGTTCGCGATCGCGGTATTCTGTTTGATGGCGTTTTTGCGCGATCGGTAAATAAGCCGGAAGAAACGAGCGACCGCAATCGGTCACAAAAGCAAATAACTCTTCCCAACTGCGTTGGGGAGGCACTCCCAATTCCTTGCTGTAAGCGGCTGCGGACTTATCTACATGAGGACCTCGATAAAGCTCCCCTCGTCCGTCTTGATAGTCAAAAAACAGTCCTCCCACTCCGCGCATTTCTTGACGGTGTTTGAGGTAGAAATATTCATCGCACCAGCGCTTAAAAACTTTGTAATAATGAGAATTGTGGCGATCGCAAGCGCCCTTGAACGTGCGGTGAAAATGGGCAGCATCCTCAGCAAAAGGATAATACGGGGTTAAATCCGCGCCGCCGCCAAACCACCAAACCGGTCCTGCTTCAAAATAGCGATAATTGAGGTGAACCGTTGGTACGTAAGGATTGCGAGGATGGAGAACCATTGAAGTCCCCGTCGCAAAAAAACCATGACCGTCTGCTTCTGGGCGTTGTTTGAGGATGGAAGGCGGTAATTGTTCGCCCCAAACTTCAGAAAAATTCACACCTCCCTGTTCAAAAACATTGCCTTCTCGCAGAACGCGAGAACGACCGCCTCCCCCTTCTTCTCTCTCCCAAGAGTCTTCTTGAAACGTGTTGCCAGCGTCCAACTGTTCGAGTGCAGTACAAATCTCGTCTTGCAATTGCTGCATAAACTCTTTTACGCGCGCTTTCGAGTTAGCGCTAGGCTGAGAACTTTTTTGGGAGGAAATAGCGTCTATTGGAGAAACTGTCATGGAATTCTAAAAGTTTAAGACTTTTTAATATTGTGTATTGAAACTCATACCCAGACTACCCTGAATTGAGCTGCAATGATTCGCTCATCATCCTACGAAGAGTAGAGGTTGTGCAACAAGTTGCAAAGTATCCTGTCGAAACACACCGGAGTGCATCCTAATTTTCTTAAAATATAAAACCTGCTTGGGCGTTGCTAGAGGACGTGCGTAATGATTCTCAACTTTTCCTTTAAACCTATTGCGGATCGATGGACTGCGATATCCAAATTCTCCCTCGACAAAACTTATCGAGCTGTTAGTAGCGCAACAGTAGATGTTCTGTGGCAAAAATTAGAAAACTTGGCCGATGTATCTTGGCACCCTCTTTTTTCGAGTACGAATGCACCAAGAGGTTTAATTGCCAAACCCGGACTGATTTACCAGGTTGTGACACGCTTAACCCCGATTCCCATCCGAATTTTTGTCGAACGGGTTAAACCCAGAGAGTTGTTGAGTTTTCGAGCGATCGCAATTCCGGGAATTGAGAACCGAGTTAGCTATCAGGTGGAGTCAACCCTGTGCGGCACGTATATTTCCTACTCTGTAACGCTTCGAGGCTGGCTTTCTCCTTTGTTGTGGCTGTGGATTCGCCCCTATGTGGCTCGTGTTGCTTCGGAGTTGGCAAATGCAGCGACAGAACGAATTAGCGACTGGAGTTTGGGAACGAGAGATTGGTAAAAGTCGCCCAAGGAACGATCGAGTCCCACGCTATCCTGAACTCAGCGCAGTACTCCGCCTATTATGGGTTCTAGTCAACTGGCTACGAAGCAGGAAATCCTTAGAGCGATTTAAGGAATCTCCTTCATACCTGTTAGGGTTGGGTGGAGAGGATGCCAAAATCCCCCAAGAGATGAGAATGCGGCACATCGCGTAAGCTTGGCGTTGAGTCGTTCACAGACAAATTATTTTTGAAATTATGCTCGATCCTCAATCGGTTTTAGACATTCTACAACCCGTTCAAGACCCGGAATTGCAAAAGAGTTTGGTGGATTTAAATATGATCCGCAACGTG
This region includes:
- a CDS encoding STAS domain-containing protein, producing the protein MIHIEQKTHTTQDGKTVIILSPSGRLDITTAWQFRLKLQECISKLSPHVIVNLSQVNFIDSSGLTSLVAGMRDADKVKGTFRICNVHPEAKLVFEVTMMDSVFEIYETEEEALDGTSRSMTS
- a CDS encoding SRPBCC family protein yields the protein MILNFSFKPIADRWTAISKFSLDKTYRAVSSATVDVLWQKLENLADVSWHPLFSSTNAPRGLIAKPGLIYQVVTRLTPIPIRIFVERVKPRELLSFRAIAIPGIENRVSYQVESTLCGTYISYSVTLRGWLSPLLWLWIRPYVARVASELANAATERISDWSLGTRDW
- a CDS encoding chromophore lyase CpcT/CpeT, which translates into the protein MKPELIALGQYLAGQFDNREQALAEPAWYVHLHLWKRPVPLFLDDSITLFAEQANIVNLNQPYRPRLLRLRENPRNAATLQVEYYMFKNIEVVRGAGQDPSALQHLTPEEVEFLPGCTLEIQVEKISTAQYRFRTNHSPDSRCSFTYQGNQYQVSLGFEVTPDELLVYDRGIDPTTGKAIWGALLGPFRFTKRQDFSNELFVKSF
- the hemF gene encoding oxygen-dependent coproporphyrinogen oxidase, with translation MTVSPIDAISSQKSSQPSANSKARVKEFMQQLQDEICTALEQLDAGNTFQEDSWEREEGGGGRSRVLREGNVFEQGGVNFSEVWGEQLPPSILKQRPEADGHGFFATGTSMVLHPRNPYVPTVHLNYRYFEAGPVWWFGGGADLTPYYPFAEDAAHFHRTFKGACDRHNSHYYKVFKRWCDEYFYLKHRQEMRGVGGLFFDYQDGRGELYRGPHVDKSAAAYSKELGVPPQRSWEELFAFVTDCGRSFLPAYLPIAQKRHQTEYRDRERNFQLYRRGRYVEFNLVYDRGTIFGLQTNGRTESILMSLPPLVRWEYGYQPQPNTPEAELYEVFLKPQDWANWQPSA
- a CDS encoding DUF1257 domain-containing protein, which produces MSHFSTLRTKISDVEILKASLRDLGITTKTEADVRGYNGQRVRADLVAVLDGEYDLGWSCNSDGTYDLIADLWGVAKKHNQTELINAINQKYAVNKTLTEVKQRGLQGANVKLVLQK